A window of Brachybacterium fresconis contains these coding sequences:
- a CDS encoding iron chaperone — protein MMATADHDAYIAAAPERFQPSLQRLRGILGRVLPDAEEMVAYDMPGFRIGGTVVASYAAFSKQCGLYLQAGALSEHAEDIAAAGLKATKTGITFSPSRPIPDELVERLVLASREDAGV, from the coding sequence ATGATGGCGACAGCCGACCACGACGCCTACATCGCCGCGGCACCCGAACGTTTCCAGCCCTCGCTGCAGAGGCTGCGGGGGATTCTCGGCCGCGTCCTGCCGGACGCAGAGGAGATGGTGGCCTACGACATGCCGGGGTTCCGGATCGGCGGCACGGTCGTCGCGAGCTATGCGGCCTTCAGCAAGCAGTGCGGGCTGTATCTCCAGGCGGGCGCCCTCTCCGAGCATGCCGAGGACATCGCGGCCGCCGGCCTCAAGGCGACGAAGACCGGGATCACCTTCTCCCCGAGCAGACCGATCCCGGACGAGCTCGTGGAACGACTGGTGCTCGCCTCGCGGGAGGACGCCGGGGTCTGA
- a CDS encoding low molecular weight phosphatase family protein gives MSAQTPHHSSSAASGSSSVPSVLFVCVKNGGRSQMAAALMEARAAGTVEVHSAGTRPGTSINALSAEVVAEAGADMSAGATKLIDPSLLVRVDRVVVLGQEAVVEPVPGMAGTITTWRTDEPSERGIEGAERMRLIRDDIDHRVQELLEELTADGPAV, from the coding sequence ATGAGCGCCCAGACCCCGCACCACAGCTCGTCCGCGGCATCCGGTTCGTCCTCGGTACCGTCCGTCCTGTTCGTCTGCGTCAAGAACGGCGGCAGATCCCAGATGGCCGCCGCCCTGATGGAGGCCCGCGCCGCCGGCACGGTCGAGGTGCACTCGGCCGGGACCCGGCCCGGCACATCGATCAATGCTCTGTCGGCCGAGGTCGTCGCCGAGGCCGGCGCGGACATGTCCGCCGGGGCCACCAAGCTGATCGATCCCTCGCTGCTGGTGCGCGTCGATCGCGTCGTGGTGCTGGGGCAGGAGGCCGTGGTCGAGCCGGTCCCCGGGATGGCCGGAACAATCACCACCTGGCGCACCGATGAGCCCTCCGAGCGCGGCATCGAGGGCGCCGAACGCATGCGCCTGATCCGGGACGACATCGATCACCGGGTGCAGGAGCTGCTCGAGGAGCTCACGGCCGACGGGCCCGCGGTCTGA
- the arsB gene encoding ACR3 family arsenite efflux transporter: MTTTTAPGAPTGVAGEMSFLDRFLPVWILLAMVVGLLLGRLVPGIGPALEAVSIAGVSLPIALGLLVMMYPVLAKVRYDETRRISADRRLMITSLVLNWIVGPALMFALAWIFLADLPEYRTGLIIVGLARCIAMVLVWNDLACGDREAAAVLVAINSVFQVIAFGALGWFYLQALPSWLGLSTTSADFSIGAIVLSVLVFLGIPLLAGILTRVLGERAKGRAWYEERFLPRIGPFTLYGLLLTIVLLFALQGDAILSAPGDVARIALPLLAYFVLMFLGSLLLSRAVGMDYARSTTVAFTASGNNFELAIAVAIGTFGVSSGQALAGVVGPLIEVPVLVGLVYVSLWLGRRLFPGDPTVPARSREKVPA; this comes from the coding sequence ATGACGACGACCACCGCGCCCGGCGCACCGACCGGTGTCGCCGGGGAGATGTCGTTCCTGGATCGGTTCCTGCCGGTCTGGATCCTGCTCGCCATGGTGGTGGGTCTGCTGCTGGGCCGCCTGGTCCCCGGCATCGGTCCGGCACTGGAGGCCGTGAGCATCGCCGGCGTCTCCCTCCCGATCGCCCTGGGGCTGCTGGTGATGATGTACCCGGTGCTCGCCAAGGTGCGCTACGACGAGACCCGCCGGATCAGCGCCGACCGCCGGCTGATGATCACCTCGCTGGTGCTGAACTGGATCGTCGGTCCCGCGCTCATGTTCGCCCTGGCCTGGATCTTCCTGGCGGACCTGCCCGAGTATCGCACCGGGCTGATCATCGTGGGCCTGGCCCGCTGCATCGCCATGGTGCTGGTCTGGAACGACCTGGCCTGCGGGGACCGCGAGGCCGCCGCCGTGCTGGTGGCGATCAACTCCGTCTTCCAGGTGATCGCCTTCGGCGCGCTCGGCTGGTTCTACCTGCAGGCGCTGCCCTCGTGGCTCGGGCTGTCCACCACCTCGGCCGATTTCTCGATCGGCGCGATCGTGCTGAGCGTTCTGGTGTTCCTGGGGATCCCGCTGCTGGCCGGCATCCTCACCCGAGTGCTGGGGGAGCGGGCGAAGGGCCGCGCCTGGTACGAGGAGCGCTTCCTGCCGCGCATCGGCCCGTTCACCCTCTACGGGCTGCTGCTGACGATCGTGCTGCTGTTCGCGCTGCAGGGGGACGCGATCCTGTCGGCCCCCGGGGACGTCGCCCGGATCGCCCTGCCGCTGCTGGCCTACTTCGTGCTGATGTTCCTGGGATCCCTGCTGCTCAGCCGCGCCGTCGGCATGGACTACGCCCGCTCCACCACCGTCGCCTTCACCGCCTCCGGGAACAACTTCGAGCTCGCGATCGCCGTCGCCATCGGCACCTTCGGCGTGAGCTCCGGACAGGCGCTCGCCGGCGTCGTCGGCCCCCTCATCGAGGTCCCCGTGCTGGTCGGTCTGGTCTACGTCTCGCTGTGGCTGGGCCGACGCCTGTTCCCCGGCGACCCCACCGTCCCCGCCCGTTCCCGAGAGAAGGTCCCCGCATGA
- a CDS encoding LrgB family protein, with protein sequence MNTLIHLPAFGLVLTLSAYLFSLWLHQRSGRLGLLSPVLVTIVLVAAVLQLTGLPYAEYLEQVTVLTLLLGPATVALALPLLRNGRALGSSALAVMATLAVGGAVSIAITVGAMTAFGAGEDMLRAALPRSVTSPVGLSIAETLGASVPLAVVLTLISGVLGAALGPALLNLARVRDERARGFAIGMTSHGIGTSRALAESPVAGGWSSAAMVMNALVMTIVLPIVAALVTG encoded by the coding sequence ATGAACACGCTCATCCACCTCCCGGCCTTCGGTCTGGTCCTGACCCTGAGCGCCTATCTGTTCTCGCTGTGGCTCCATCAGCGTTCCGGTCGGCTCGGGCTGCTGTCCCCGGTGCTGGTCACGATCGTCCTCGTCGCCGCGGTCCTGCAGCTCACCGGGCTGCCGTACGCCGAGTACCTCGAGCAGGTCACGGTGCTGACACTGCTGCTGGGCCCGGCCACGGTGGCGCTCGCGCTGCCGTTGCTGCGCAACGGGCGGGCCCTGGGCTCCTCGGCCCTCGCCGTGATGGCGACCCTCGCCGTCGGAGGTGCCGTGAGCATCGCGATCACCGTGGGGGCGATGACCGCCTTCGGGGCGGGCGAGGACATGCTGCGCGCCGCGCTGCCACGATCGGTGACCTCCCCGGTGGGCCTGTCGATCGCCGAGACCCTCGGCGCGTCCGTGCCGCTGGCGGTGGTGCTGACCCTGATCTCCGGGGTTCTCGGAGCCGCCCTCGGACCGGCGCTGCTGAACCTGGCCCGGGTGCGCGACGAGCGGGCCCGCGGCTTCGCCATCGGCATGACGTCCCACGGCATCGGCACCTCGCGCGCGCTCGCCGAGTCCCCGGTCGCGGGAGGCTGGTCCAGCGCAGCGATGGTGATGAACGCCCTGGTCATGACGATCGTGCTGCCGATCGTGGCCGCGCTGGTGACTGGCTGA
- a CDS encoding CidA/LrgA family protein, producing the protein MSRAALLPPVLLGLVVLLLAQMVGLTVSELLGLPIPGVVLGIVLLVVLGLLRPTRAVLRVAEPAATPLLAHLQLLFVPPGVGIVLEMNSLAQNALPIALAVGGSFVATLLVAGWLLQALLRRQDRRRNPGRAGA; encoded by the coding sequence ATGTCCCGCGCCGCCCTCCTGCCTCCCGTGCTGCTCGGCCTCGTGGTCCTGCTGCTCGCGCAGATGGTGGGCCTGACCGTGTCGGAGCTGCTCGGCCTGCCCATTCCCGGGGTCGTGCTCGGGATCGTGCTGCTGGTGGTGCTGGGCCTGCTGCGCCCCACACGGGCGGTGCTGCGCGTGGCGGAACCGGCCGCGACCCCGCTGCTGGCGCACCTGCAGCTGCTGTTCGTCCCGCCCGGCGTCGGGATCGTGCTGGAGATGAACTCCCTCGCGCAGAACGCGCTGCCGATCGCGCTCGCCGTCGGCGGGTCCTTCGTGGCGACCCTGCTGGTCGCCGGGTGGCTGCTGCAGGCGCTGCTGCGCCGCCAGGACCGCCGACGGAACCCGGGGAGGGCCGGCGCATGA
- a CDS encoding GNAT family N-acetyltransferase gives MPLSFPLLGDRVLLRPFETADVPAAHTVYGDDEVMRFVGEGGAVSPEVTARMVEDYRRHQDEHGFAFWAVMARDTGELIGDAGLEVTGHGVELGYTLSRRWWGRGLATEAASLCMEAAVGPLGLGQVVALVDDDNPASARVLEKIGFTDQGRTTAHGRPHHHFELATYQPVTTGGSPFWSP, from the coding sequence ATGCCGCTCTCCTTCCCGCTGCTCGGCGACCGCGTGCTGCTGCGCCCGTTCGAGACGGCCGACGTCCCGGCCGCGCACACCGTCTACGGGGACGACGAGGTCATGCGCTTCGTGGGCGAGGGCGGAGCGGTCTCGCCCGAGGTGACCGCGCGGATGGTCGAGGACTATCGCCGCCACCAGGACGAGCACGGCTTCGCCTTCTGGGCCGTGATGGCCCGGGACACCGGCGAGCTGATCGGGGACGCCGGGCTCGAGGTCACCGGGCACGGCGTCGAGCTGGGATACACCCTGTCCCGTCGCTGGTGGGGACGGGGCCTGGCGACGGAGGCGGCGAGCCTGTGCATGGAGGCCGCGGTCGGGCCGCTGGGTCTGGGGCAGGTGGTGGCGCTGGTCGACGACGACAACCCCGCCTCGGCCCGGGTGCTGGAGAAGATCGGCTTCACGGACCAGGGACGCACCACGGCCCACGGTCGTCCGCATCACCACTTCGAGCTCGCAACTTACCAGCCGGTCACCACGGGCGGCTCACCCTTCTGGTCCCCCTGA
- a CDS encoding pyridoxine/pyridoxamine 5'-phosphate oxidase: MSDLAARLRTLPAFPEEMPDLDLEALPEDPTELFLAWLEDAIASGARQPHAMTFQTLLADGSPVGRTLILKDLDEAGFHVSTRNTSRKAQQVREDPRAAMTFFWRESGRQVQIAGTVVALGEDVSQRDWLARPTSDGQPNPEWQVYALRPERFEFLQARADRNHVRAGYVREGGRWSHGPVTTPAG; this comes from the coding sequence ATGAGCGATCTCGCCGCGCGACTGCGCACCCTGCCCGCCTTCCCCGAGGAGATGCCCGACCTCGACCTCGAGGCCCTGCCCGAGGACCCGACCGAGCTGTTCCTGGCCTGGCTCGAGGATGCGATCGCCAGTGGCGCCCGGCAGCCGCACGCGATGACCTTCCAGACCCTCCTGGCCGACGGCAGTCCCGTCGGCCGCACCCTGATCCTCAAGGACCTCGACGAGGCCGGCTTCCACGTCTCCACCCGGAACACCTCCCGCAAGGCACAGCAGGTGCGGGAGGATCCGCGGGCCGCGATGACGTTCTTCTGGCGCGAGAGCGGACGCCAGGTGCAGATCGCGGGAACCGTGGTCGCGCTCGGCGAGGACGTCTCCCAGCGTGATTGGCTCGCCCGCCCGACCTCTGACGGGCAGCCGAACCCCGAATGGCAGGTCTATGCGCTGCGGCCGGAGCGGTTCGAGTTCTTGCAGGCCCGGGCGGACCGCAACCATGTCCGTGCCGGATACGTCCGCGAGGGTGGGCGCTGGTCCCACGGCCCGGTGACGACCCCGGCCGGCTGA